The Deltaproteobacteria bacterium genome window below encodes:
- a CDS encoding VWA domain-containing protein, whose amino-acid sequence MRRLSLFSRTTLLAGVGLALPTLLACLEHPLKGVKYEAASEKQNAVQLTVNKDVDILFVIDNSGSMGEEQGLLAANFPAFIGVLEAEDVKANYRIGVTTTDNGNPWCGATSPEAGKLQMSSCRGRTGQFVFSGNPPADATAAACTDVCNFDEISTTDTVTEFDGIPKPRPWLENIEGKNNLAEKADVNGMSRVPTTTEAFQCFGPQGIAGCGFESHLESMYKAFLRAQKNDEEQYGFLRSNAILSIVVISDETDCSYNNAYQSIFLPASMGGNPAAFWSDPTASAPTSAVCWRAGVHCDGGGTPYDSCESVNKDVDANEGVADDKAVLHPVKRYTDFVQQLEISKQMITPGQEVLVAMIAGVPQGYETNASEISYSNALDPVEQSDFGIGAGCMYDDGDPMTPIGTARPPVREREFAEAFAVGGSRNLYSICQESFTGALDSIANTIKDQIKPACMTACVADSNVVTPELEPSCTLIQEAPDVDTGTTIESDIPRCLADGALPDGQDVCYEALVGDNLSQACVDEGWNLEFRLVRRDGVPAPGGTSVSATCQLSPNKKLDCPNLP is encoded by the coding sequence ATGCGCCGCCTTTCGCTCTTCTCCCGCACCACTCTGCTCGCTGGCGTCGGTCTCGCGCTGCCCACCTTGCTGGCGTGTCTCGAACACCCCTTGAAGGGCGTGAAGTACGAGGCGGCGTCGGAGAAGCAGAACGCCGTCCAGCTGACCGTCAACAAGGACGTCGACATCCTCTTCGTGATCGACAACTCGGGCTCGATGGGTGAGGAGCAGGGCCTGCTCGCCGCGAACTTCCCGGCGTTCATCGGCGTGCTCGAGGCCGAGGACGTCAAGGCGAACTACCGCATCGGCGTGACCACGACCGACAACGGCAACCCGTGGTGCGGTGCGACGTCGCCCGAGGCCGGCAAGCTGCAGATGTCGAGCTGCCGCGGCCGCACCGGACAGTTCGTCTTCAGCGGCAACCCGCCCGCCGACGCGACCGCGGCCGCGTGCACCGACGTGTGCAACTTCGACGAGATCTCGACCACCGACACGGTCACCGAGTTCGACGGCATCCCCAAGCCGCGCCCGTGGCTGGAGAACATCGAGGGCAAGAACAACCTCGCCGAGAAGGCCGACGTGAACGGCATGTCGCGGGTGCCGACCACCACCGAGGCGTTCCAGTGCTTCGGTCCGCAGGGCATCGCCGGCTGCGGCTTCGAGTCGCACCTCGAGTCGATGTACAAGGCGTTCCTGCGCGCCCAGAAGAACGACGAGGAGCAGTACGGCTTCCTGCGCAGCAACGCGATCCTCTCGATCGTCGTCATCTCCGACGAGACCGACTGCTCGTACAACAACGCGTACCAGTCGATCTTCTTGCCGGCCTCGATGGGCGGCAATCCGGCGGCGTTCTGGAGCGACCCGACCGCCTCCGCGCCGACCTCGGCGGTGTGCTGGCGCGCCGGCGTGCACTGTGACGGTGGCGGCACCCCGTACGACAGCTGCGAGTCGGTCAACAAGGACGTCGACGCCAACGAGGGCGTGGCCGACGACAAGGCCGTGCTCCATCCGGTCAAGCGCTACACCGACTTCGTGCAGCAGCTCGAGATCTCGAAGCAGATGATCACCCCCGGCCAGGAGGTCCTGGTCGCGATGATCGCCGGCGTGCCGCAGGGCTACGAGACCAACGCCTCCGAGATCTCGTACTCGAACGCGCTCGATCCGGTCGAGCAGAGCGACTTCGGCATCGGTGCCGGCTGCATGTACGACGACGGCGATCCGATGACGCCGATCGGCACCGCCCGACCGCCGGTGCGCGAGCGCGAGTTCGCCGAGGCCTTCGCGGTCGGCGGCAGCCGCAACCTCTACTCGATCTGTCAGGAGAGCTTCACCGGCGCGCTCGACTCGATCGCCAACACGATCAAGGACCAGATCAAGCCCGCCTGCATGACCGCCTGCGTCGCCGACTCCAACGTCGTCACGCCGGAGCTCGAGCCGTCGTGCACGCTGATCCAGGAGGCGCCGGACGTCGACACCGGCACCACCATCGAGTCGGACATCCCGCGCTGCCTGGCCGACGGTGCGCTGCCCGATGGGCAGGACGTCTGCTACGAGGCGCTGGTCGGTGACAACCTCTCGCAGGCCTGCGTCGACGAGGGCTGGAACCTCGAGTTCCGCCTGGTGCGCCGCGACGGCGTGCCGGCCCCCGGTGGCACGTCGGTCAGCGCGACCTGTCAGCTGTCGCCGAACAAGAAGCTCGACTGCCCGAACCTGCCGTAG
- the der gene encoding ribosome biogenesis GTPase Der: MSDDDFEDSDEPGAPAGTAAKVVAIVGRPNVGKSTLFNRLVGARKAIVEDNPGVTRDRLYGVANWGSGAFVVVDTGGIDPSLDDGMPSHIKAQAGIAIAEADLVLFVVDAEAGRTSVDDEVAALLRRSGKPVVVAANKADSPARERAAAWAWELGVGDVLAVSAAHGRGVAELCDAIAALLGPAPAQVELVPPGIRMAFLGRPNAGKSSLVNALVGAARVIVDDVPGTTRDAIDLPLRWHDEDFVLCDTAGLRRRRQVARAQEQLAAIKSIRAMERTHVVVLVIDATEGVTDQDQRIARMAFERGKGVVVLLHKWDLVKDDRARASEIAKQSAEALAFLEEPDLIKTSIVGHGRDAGQGHARNLDVVMKAVRRTAKALSRRISTSDLNDELQRAVAELSPPAHRGNLVRLYFATQAGVEPPLFAISANRGRSLPPAYERYLLRRFRKRWDLHGVPLRIVVRGRGRGGHMPGESRDD; this comes from the coding sequence ATGAGCGACGACGACTTCGAGGACAGCGACGAGCCCGGCGCGCCGGCCGGCACCGCCGCGAAGGTGGTGGCCATCGTCGGTCGTCCCAACGTCGGCAAGTCGACGCTGTTCAACCGCCTGGTCGGCGCCCGCAAGGCCATCGTCGAGGACAACCCCGGCGTCACCCGCGATCGCCTGTACGGCGTCGCCAACTGGGGCAGCGGCGCATTCGTGGTGGTCGACACCGGCGGCATCGATCCCTCGCTCGACGACGGCATGCCATCGCACATCAAGGCCCAGGCCGGCATCGCGATCGCGGAGGCCGACCTGGTGCTCTTCGTGGTCGATGCCGAGGCGGGTCGCACCTCGGTCGACGACGAGGTCGCGGCGCTGCTGCGGCGCTCCGGCAAGCCGGTGGTGGTGGCCGCCAACAAAGCCGACTCACCCGCGCGCGAGCGGGCCGCCGCGTGGGCGTGGGAGCTCGGGGTCGGCGACGTGCTCGCGGTCTCGGCCGCCCATGGCCGCGGTGTCGCCGAGCTGTGCGACGCGATCGCGGCGCTGCTCGGGCCCGCCCCCGCGCAGGTCGAGCTGGTGCCGCCGGGCATCCGCATGGCGTTCCTGGGCCGCCCCAACGCCGGCAAGTCGTCGCTCGTCAATGCGCTGGTCGGGGCCGCCCGCGTCATCGTCGACGACGTCCCGGGCACCACCCGCGACGCCATCGATCTGCCGCTGCGCTGGCACGACGAAGACTTCGTGCTGTGTGACACCGCGGGCCTGCGACGGCGCCGCCAGGTCGCGCGCGCGCAGGAGCAGCTCGCCGCCATCAAGTCGATCCGCGCGATGGAGCGCACCCACGTGGTCGTGCTCGTCATCGACGCCACCGAGGGCGTGACCGACCAGGATCAACGCATCGCCCGCATGGCATTCGAGCGCGGCAAGGGCGTGGTCGTGCTGCTGCACAAGTGGGACCTCGTGAAGGACGACCGGGCCCGCGCCAGCGAGATCGCCAAGCAGTCGGCCGAGGCGCTGGCGTTCCTCGAGGAGCCGGATCTGATCAAGACCTCGATCGTCGGCCACGGCCGCGATGCGGGGCAGGGCCACGCGCGCAACCTCGACGTCGTCATGAAGGCGGTGCGCCGCACGGCCAAGGCGCTGTCGCGGCGCATCTCGACCTCGGATCTGAACGACGAGCTGCAGCGCGCCGTCGCGGAGCTGTCGCCGCCGGCCCACCGCGGCAACCTCGTGCGGCTGTACTTCGCGACCCAGGCCGGCGTCGAGCCGCCGCTGTTCGCGATCTCGGCCAACCGCGGGCGCTCTCTGCCCCCGGCCTACGAGCGCTACCTGCTGCGGCGCTTCCGCAAGCGGTGGGATCTCCACGGTGTGCCGCTTCGGATCGTCGTGCGCGGCCGCGGCCGCGGCGGCCACATGCCCGGCGAGTCCCGCGACGACTGA
- the era gene encoding GTPase Era — MAAPHRFGFVAVCGRPNVGKSTLVNALVGEPVAIATDHPQTTRERMLGIWSGPSFQAVMVDTPGLHRPKSALNRYMVAEALAGCRDVDLVLLLAECPSLGLDDLAAWQPGAVAREGLDQVAALGKPVVLVLTKRDRLRHPDALLPVTAAWSKLHTFAAVVPVAALRGEGIDALGEEIVARLPEGPAHYPDDQLTDRPLRWHASEFVRAELFAHLGQELPYSCAVVIERFDSREDRDYVTATIYVERESQKPMVIGRGAKVVKAISMAARARIERLTGRSADLRLRVDVAPDWTRDPKRLAQLGYAAGDHGGTT, encoded by the coding sequence GTGGCAGCCCCCCATCGATTCGGCTTCGTCGCCGTGTGCGGCCGGCCCAACGTCGGCAAGTCGACGTTGGTCAACGCGCTCGTCGGTGAGCCGGTGGCGATCGCCACCGATCACCCGCAGACCACACGCGAGCGCATGCTCGGCATCTGGTCGGGCCCGAGCTTCCAGGCGGTGATGGTCGACACGCCGGGGCTGCACCGGCCCAAGAGCGCACTCAACCGCTACATGGTCGCCGAGGCGCTCGCCGGCTGCCGCGATGTCGACCTGGTGCTGCTGCTGGCCGAGTGCCCTTCGCTGGGGCTCGACGATCTCGCGGCGTGGCAACCCGGTGCGGTGGCGCGCGAGGGCCTCGATCAGGTGGCTGCGTTGGGCAAGCCGGTGGTGCTGGTGCTGACCAAGCGCGATCGTCTGCGCCACCCCGACGCGCTGCTGCCGGTCACCGCGGCGTGGTCGAAGCTGCACACGTTCGCGGCGGTGGTGCCGGTCGCGGCGCTGCGTGGCGAGGGCATCGACGCGCTCGGCGAGGAGATCGTCGCACGACTGCCCGAAGGCCCCGCCCACTACCCCGACGACCAGCTCACCGATCGCCCGCTGCGCTGGCACGCGTCCGAGTTCGTACGCGCCGAGCTGTTCGCCCACCTCGGCCAGGAGCTGCCGTACAGCTGCGCGGTGGTGATCGAGCGCTTCGACAGCCGCGAGGATCGCGACTACGTGACCGCGACGATCTACGTCGAGCGCGAGAGCCAGAAGCCGATGGTCATCGGCCGCGGCGCCAAGGTCGTCAAGGCGATCTCGATGGCCGCGCGCGCCCGCATCGAGCGACTCACTGGTCGCAGTGCCGACCTGCGGTTGCGGGTCGACGTCGCACCGGACTGGACCCGCGATCCCAAGCGACTCGCGCAGCTCGGCTACGCGGCCGGCGATCACGGAGGCACGACATGA
- a CDS encoding pilus assembly protein PilZ, whose protein sequence is MQIERRATARIDKVFRVLVTSDLHGERWYVARNISTTGMFVEMPDPLPLRCKVVVRFCADGSEHASICAMAAVQNHYYLQYADDHGLRALSGVGLRFLRFLPELGGVAADLPTH, encoded by the coding sequence GTGCAGATCGAACGGCGCGCCACTGCGCGCATCGACAAGGTGTTCCGGGTGCTGGTGACGAGCGACCTGCACGGCGAGCGCTGGTACGTCGCGCGCAACATCTCGACCACCGGGATGTTCGTCGAGATGCCCGACCCGCTGCCGCTGCGCTGCAAGGTCGTGGTGCGGTTCTGTGCCGACGGCAGCGAGCACGCCTCGATCTGCGCGATGGCAGCGGTGCAGAACCACTACTACCTGCAGTACGCCGACGATCACGGGCTGCGGGCACTGTCGGGGGTCGGGCTGCGATTCCTGCGGTTCCTGCCCGAGCTCGGCGGCGTCGCAGCCGACCTGCCCACGCACTGA
- the tmk gene encoding dTMP kinase, whose amino-acid sequence MGASACVGGRLAVTLARTVVGRFIVLEGLDGAGTTTAAHALTVALEQRGHTVVRTAQPSDRALGRAIRGYLRREGEPLDPRALALLFAADRLDHLDHVIAPALARGEVVVCDRYVASSWAYQGLACPLPWVEAINSHARWPDLTCVLTVPPEVAAARVSARATARGEAEELFDALALQRRVAQSYAALVASERPGVLSIDATTPIDAVAAAVLDAAIALGL is encoded by the coding sequence ATGGGTGCAAGCGCATGCGTGGGCGGCCGCCTTGCTGTTACGCTCGCGCGCACCGTGGTCGGACGCTTCATCGTGCTCGAGGGCCTCGATGGTGCCGGGACCACCACCGCTGCGCACGCGCTCACGGTGGCGCTGGAGCAGCGCGGGCACACCGTCGTCCGCACCGCGCAACCCAGCGACCGTGCGCTCGGCCGCGCAATCCGAGGGTATCTGCGCCGTGAGGGCGAGCCCCTCGATCCACGCGCGCTGGCGCTGCTGTTCGCGGCCGACCGCCTCGATCACCTCGACCACGTGATCGCGCCGGCGCTCGCACGCGGCGAGGTGGTGGTGTGCGATCGCTACGTCGCGTCGTCGTGGGCTTACCAAGGGCTCGCGTGCCCGCTGCCGTGGGTGGAGGCCATCAACAGCCATGCGCGGTGGCCCGACCTCACATGCGTGCTGACGGTGCCGCCGGAGGTCGCGGCGGCGCGCGTGTCGGCCCGTGCGACCGCCCGCGGCGAGGCCGAGGAGCTGTTCGACGCGCTCGCGCTGCAGCGTCGCGTCGCGCAGTCGTACGCAGCACTGGTCGCGTCCGAGCGTCCGGGCGTGCTGTCGATCGACGCGACCACACCCATCGATGCGGTTGCAGCCGCGGTGCTGGACGCCGCCATCGCGCTGGGGCTGTGA